A genomic region of Conger conger chromosome 6, fConCon1.1, whole genome shotgun sequence contains the following coding sequences:
- the ctu2 gene encoding LOW QUALITY PROTEIN: cytoplasmic tRNA 2-thiolation protein 2 (The sequence of the model RefSeq protein was modified relative to this genomic sequence to represent the inferred CDS: deleted 3 bases in 2 codons) has product MCQVDEEYSEQLEKRTVPSVSQNCVKCKDGSAVLIIRAGDAFCRCCFKEYFVHKFRAMLGKNRVIFPGEKVLLAVSGGPASSAMLSQVQEGLSRDAPKKLRFIPGILHIDEGGACGQSLEERERSTAQLEAIFRATGYPFHTVPLEQVFELPSSVLEAAASAPQRPDGSYKAAVDQFLQSAKARGSSSPRRGRSGRGPRRAGGPGSPVPPGDGTPQNGPARLGLGRSEDLGRLLSSVRTLTAKEDMLQTLRHHLMVHTARTHGYSKVMMGDSCSRLAVKLLSNIAQGRGATLATDTGFSDPRYGDVVIIRPMRDYSSKEIAFYNKMFGVPSVFVPGLDTKASDKASIPLLTESFVTKLQTDFPSTVSTIYRTSEKLRTVCPSQNAGSEASAKCLLCVCALDTKTGGEQRCSAVDTLPPYIVSEAEHRSHRLRMKQEISEFLLDEEEEDDDDEEAA; this is encoded by the exons ATGTGTCAAGTGGATGAGGAATACAGCGAGCAGTTGGAAAAGAGAACTGTACCGAG tgtgtcccagaacTGCGTGAAATGTAAAGACGGCAGTGCTGTCTTGATCATCCGGGCTGGTGATGCCTTTTGCAG GTGTTGCTTTAAGGAGTACTTTGTACACAAATTCAGAGCCATGCTGGGCAAGAACCGTGTGATCTTTCCCGGAGAGAAG GTTCTCCTCGCTGTATCCGGGGGGCCGGCCTCGAGCGCTATGCTGTCACAAGTCCAGGAG GGTTTGAGTCGGGATGCTCCAAAGAAGTTAAGATTCATTCCGGGAATACTCCACATAGACG AGGGCGGGGCTTGTGGCCAGAGCTTGGAGGAACGAGAGCGGTCGACGGCCCAGCTGGAGGCGATATTCCGAGCTACGGGCTACCCTTTCCACACGGTCCCTCTGGAACAG GTGTTTGAGCTGCCCTCCTCCGTGCTGGAGGCCGCAGCGTCCGCTCCACAGAGGCCGGACGGGAGCTACAAGGCGGCCGTGGACCAGTTCCTCCAGAGCGCTAAAGCCCGGGGCTCGAGCTCGCCCCGGAGAGGGCGGTCCGGACGGGGACCCCGCCGTGCGGGAGGCCCAGGGTCGCCTGTCCCGCCTGGAGAC GGGACGCCCCAAAACGGGCCGGCCCGGCTGGGCCTGGGGCGCAGCGAGGACCTGGGGAGGTTACTGTCCTCCGTCAGGACCCTGACCGCCAAGGAGGACATGCTGCAAACGCTGAG GCATCACCTCATGGTGCACACGGCGAGGACCCACGGCTACTCCAAGGTGATGATGGGCGACAGCTGCTCTCGGCTGGCGGTGAAGTTGCTAAGCAACATCGCGCAGGGCAGG GGTGCCACACTGGCCACAGACACG GGGTTCTCCGATCCCCGCTACGGTGATGTGGTCATCATCCGTCCCATGAGGGACTACTCCTCCAAAGAAATCGCCTTCTACAACAAGATGTTCGGGGTCCCGTCCGTGTTCGTCCCGGGCCTAGACACTAAG gcctCAGACAAGGCTAGCATCCCGCTGCTGACGGAGAGCTTCGTCACCAAGCTGCAGACGGACTTCCCCTCCACCGTCAGCACCATCTACAG GACCAGTGAGAAGCTACGCACGGTCTGTCCATCGCAGAACGCCGGCTCTGAGGCCTCTGCCAagtgtctcctgtgtgtgtgtgcgttagacACTAAAACAGGTGGGgaacagcgctgt AGTGCTGTGGACACTCTGCCCCCTTACATCGTCTCTGAGGCCGAGCACAGGAGCCACAG GTTACGGATGAAGCAGGAGATCAGCGAGTTTCTGCtggacgaggaagaggaggacgatGATGACGAAGAAGCGGCCTGA
- the LOC133130467 gene encoding E3 ubiquitin-protein ligase RNF166 — MMAMFRSFVSATQLRQHHHHPQSNGAAAAAAPTESIESQFSCPICLEVYYKPVSIVSCAHTFCGECLQPCLQVTSPLCPLCRMPFDPKKVDKSSCVEKQLSSCKAPCRGCSKKVTLVKMRSHISSCTKVQEQMANCPKFVPVVPTSQPIPSNIPNRSTFVCPYCGARNLDQQELVKHCMENHRNDPNKVVCPVCSAMPWGDPSYKSANFLQHVLHRHKFCYDTFVDYSIDEEAALQAALALSLSEN; from the exons ATGATGGCGATGTTCCGCAGTTTTGTGTCGGCTACCCAGCTCAGACAGCATCACCATCACCCGCAATCGAACGGGGCAGCGGCGGCGGCCGCCCCGACTGAGAGCATCGAAAGCCAGTTTTCCTGCCCCATTTGTTTGGAGGTCTACTACAAACCTGTCAGCATCGTAAGCTGCGCGCACAC GTTTTGTGGCGAGTGCCTGCAGCCCTGCCTGCAGGTGACGtccccactctgccccctcTGCCGCATGCCTTTCGACCCAAAGAAGGTGGACAAGTCATCCTGCGTGGAGAAGCAGCTCTCTTCCTGCAAGGCCCCCTGCCgaggctgcagtaaaaag GTCACCCTGGTGAAGATGAGGTCACATATTTCCTCCTGCACGAAGGTTCAGGAGCAGATGGCCAACTGCCCCAAATTTGTGCCAGTTGTGCCCACATCCCAGCCCATTCCCAG CAATATCCCAAACCGCTCCACGTTCGTGTGTCCGTACTGTGGGGCACGCAACCTGGACCAGCAGGAGCTGGTCAAACACTGCATGGAGAACCACCGCAACGACCCCAACAAAGTG GTGTGTCCGGTGTGTTCCGCCATGCCCTGGGGAGACCCCAGCTACAAGAGCGCCAACTTCCTGCAGCACGTCCTGCACCGGCACAAGTTCTGCTACGACACCTTCGTG gacTACAGCATCGATGAAGAGGCGGCGCTCCAGGCTGCCTTGGCACTCTCGCTGTCAGAGAACTGA